The proteins below are encoded in one region of Penicillium psychrofluorescens genome assembly, chromosome: 4:
- a CDS encoding uncharacterized protein (ID:PFLUO_006360-T1.cds;~source:funannotate), whose protein sequence is MPHTSRTRRTTPQKRIQVTDDDGWTHVTSSSNVRRVMRTTTHRTNTPLDNNDKEVVKEEEEEPVLAPAEAPSRLTLAQLQTQLESHGEKWADSRSWAWVREVLLQSLALPESASSAAATPPVEAIVCIGLGSPSGFLRGGWVDRRTVCLYQLAALVAIKALVRRQQDRPVPVYAQDPVFNTLDRELLESLGITVVEHPAAFDLVTQHSVVFCPGAESKHLLQIFLSRPRILFCNQIDTIDSQFRSFLEHTRPRLMPDFPPCEEAFWRLALYARHGDSSD, encoded by the coding sequence ATGCCCCACACTTCGCGCACCCGGCGCACAACTCCCCAGAAACGGATCCAAGTgaccgacgacgacggcTGGACCCATGtcaccagcagcagcaacgtGCGGCGCGTAATGCGCACAACTACGCACCGCACTAATACACCCTTGGACAACAACGACAAGGAAGtggtgaaggaggaggaagaagagcccgTACTGGCACCAGCCGAAGCACCTAGCCGGCTAACCCTCGCGCAGCTGCAGACGCAGCTCGAGAGCCACGGCGAGAAGTGGGCGGACTCGCGCTCGTGGGCGTGGGTGCGAGAGGTACTGCTCCAAAGCTTAGCACTGCCAGAGTCTGCCAGTAGTGCGGCTGCTACTCCTCCCGTCGAGGCCATCGTGTGCATTGGGCTCGGCAGCCCGAGCGGCTTCCTGCGCGGCGGCTGGGTTGATCGCCGCACGGTGTGTCTCTATCAGCTCGCTGCGCTGGTAGCGATCAAGGCCTTGGTGAGGCGACAACAGGACCGTCCGGTCCCAGTATATGCACAAGATCCCGTGTTCAACACGCTGGACCGCGAGCTTCTCGAGTCCCTCGGTATCACAGTCGTCGAGCACCCGGCCGCATTCGATCTCGTTACCCAACACTCGGTGGTCTTCTGTCCCGGCGCAGAGTCCAAGCATCTCCTGCAGATCTTCCTGTCTCGGCCGCGGATTCTCTTCTGTAATCAGATCGATACAATCGACTCCCAGTTCAGGTCTTTCTTGGAACACACACGGCCGCGGTTAATGCCGGATTTTCCGCCGTGTGAGGAAGCATTTTGGCGGTTGGCGTTATATGCGAGGCATGGTGATTCATCCGATTGA
- a CDS encoding uncharacterized protein (ID:PFLUO_006362-T1.cds;~source:funannotate): protein MLPLSTSASQSAQSAASQAFLKSKPSSTSLSSAAAAAALRSLTPTPTPVENVQTKRMVQRRSSTQSPPLPLGGQATARRSASLSGPLRRSSSQTSMSTRSFRESSPRGAVAVARSANHPEPIDVPPLPPLPHQYSSRQPANRRCSSMEPATRSAPAGSPGSPRTKKTRGVSADGDRDMRAVAAAAHSYNHKRFSSLGSVPELGRSASRNSVNFSYPTGARPNSPTGTSQNQPMTLEDAIHELPSTEVSRIQHSVIRASEKPVKTKPRMHAPEGTHLARKSAGGPPVGTAVAAAQAVIAPKSSSPADTGHTPQERVEDEAVTSGLTGDHGEDELPVSISNPETVHPSSRAVRAQRPTTVPEETGPAEIADTGIHNTQGRDNRLTSASPTIDHVEAVSPNQASLLSEQEARSQQHLRESSSPGRSARFAKLLSVTAAGEQVHEPPPRSISPGKSALKHRGNSLSPDRKTGILANEISDGTSVASDEGPRVGAKKRSIKVSFDDEAEVVGIAASPPTSPEEPPPDSPTGKSKSRMSWFGIGKKKPSSPLEHGSRNDFDEVMKPRPALPSFGSVRGNREAGLQESSVPEFSDNDSSDSSEGMEGPAVSLSNDHALGGILHKPQHQEARQLHGTNILEQMSVDGAPTAPQATVSPDVKPAGVAIAGISEQPPFSGVESETSVPSIAVQPATPQLEEPRPSMDRSSMEGYRIPGGFPPSRSDNNLKNTAVSTTPAVVSAVPKLNDVEDTEGESDSIYSDAAEDFDGDGYGSINAIVDSRSTPRSSAPLDSHDNTPKPISQTTPVDGESDDIPDEAAEDARASTPTQASFSRQIWELPCPSESPPLPSKPQAQAPAPQNGSVQSESKIQKRPMSADTSVQNPRGLSNAGSPGSVTNKPRPISLGPAFQPGFPPSLGRTMSNGSDSSSSFVRASPTPRRDGSHTMRTSLRSGGGRAQRRSSSGPPDSPMEYRPTSSGSATATMRKTLRSPSSGGEQKFSFFSTNNKSPRATVTKKPPKSKTSRFVASDDEDSDARPQLFRSRFANSSDEDEPNNTLRPVRGIPRRTNERDGDSTELEDSSEEDRRQAQRRSMAATQSEPTPPGSRGQNAPGSMSGLAAVARQRGMTQRELEEFLMMPPGGRKPGLWKRLGLKKSKNPDHRIRKADVESPSRRDTPLERSRLEREQLRQEPVVNESHGHTTTTVSSNHDQPASSPASSPRLLKKGTKRPGIPWPLRSNASEQTSNSAPSSPQQFSPPAPSTQNGGHNRTVILNDVPASSTKEPASPLVSSPGADTNDGSSVAAAEEDHGPVARDVVISGSGRKRRFPLLRKALRLKA from the exons ATGCTG CCTCTCTCCACGTCCGCGTCGCAATCAGCGCAGAGCGCTGCCAGCCAAGCCTTTTTAAAGTCCAAACCATCGTCTACCAGCCTGTCCTccgcggctgctgcagcCGCTCTACGTAGTCTCACGCCGACCCCGACGCCCGTCGAAAATGTCCAGACAAAGCGAATGGTGCAGCGGCGGTCCTCGACGCAgtcgccgccgctgccgctaGGTGGCCAGGCCACTGCACGTCGTTCAGCAAGTCTGAGTGGACCTCTGCGCCGATCAAGCAGCCAGACTTCCATGAGCACGCGAAGTTTTCGCGAGTCCTCACCCCGTGGCGCAGTGGCCGTCGCCAGATCTGCGAATCATCCCGAGCCCATTGACGTGCCTCCGTTACCGCCCCTACCACACCAGTATTCATCGCGACAGCCCGCCAATCGTCGTTGCTCGAGTATGGAACCGGCGACACGATCGGCCCCGGCTGGATCTCCGGGATCCCCCCGCACGAAGAAAACGCGAGGAGTGAGCGCGGATGGAGATCGGGATATGCGGGCAGTTGCAGCTGCCGCTCACTCATACAACCACAAACGATTTAGCAGTTTGGGTTCGGTACCGGAGCTGGGGCGTTCTGCGAGTCGGAATTCGGTGAATTTTTCCTATCCCACTGGTGCGCGCCCAAACTCCCCGACCGGGACGTCACAGAACCAACCTATGACTTTGGAAGACGCGATTCATGAGCTGCCGTCGACGGAGGTCTCGAGAATCCAACACTCAGTCATTCGGGCTTCTGAAAAGCCTGTCAAGACGAAGCCGAGAATGCACGCACCGGAGGGGACCCATCTGGCACGCAAATCCGCAGGCGGTCCCCCTGTTGGCACTGCGGTTGCGGCGGCTCAGGCAGTCATTGCGCCAAAAAGCAGTTCACCCGCGGACACGGGACACACCCCCCAGGAGCGGGTGGAAGATGAGGCAGTGACCTCCGGCTTGACAGGGGACCACGGTGAAGATGAGTTACCAGTCAGTATCAGCAACCCAGAAACTGTCCATCCTTCCTCACGGGCCGTCCGTGCTCAAAGGCCGACCACGGTTCCTGAGGAGACTGGGCCAGCCGAGATTGCCGATACCGGTATTCATAATACCCAAGGGCGTGACAATCGATTGACCAGTGCCTCCCCGACCATCGATCACGTTGAGGCAGTTAGCCCGAATCAAGCTTCTCTCTTGTCTGAACAAGAAGCTAGGTCGCAACAGCATTTGCGCGAGTCGAGCAGTCCAGGCCGATCAGCTCGCTTTGCCAAGTTGCTTTCCGTTACTGCGGCTGGGGAACAGGTCCAcgagccgccgccgagatccaTATCTCCAGGCAAGTCGGCCCTGAAACATCGGGGCAACTCTTTATCCCCAGATCGGAAGACTGGGATCCTTGCCAATGAGATATCCGATGGCACCTCAGTGGCTTCTGACGAAGGGCCCCGCGTTGGTGCGAAGAAGCGGTCCATCAAAGTAAGCTTTGatgacgaggcggaggtcGTCGGCATCGCAGCCAGCCCTCCCACCTCACCCGAGGAGCCTCCTCCTGACTCGCCTACCGGTAAATCCAAGTCTCGCATGAGTTGGTTTGGGATTGGCAAAAAGAAGCCTTCGTCACCGTTGGAGCATGGTTCTAGAAATGACTTCGACGAGGTGATGAAACCCCGGCCAGCATTGCCCTCGTTCGGCAGCGTACGAGGCAATCGGGAGGCCGGGCTCCAGGAATCGTCAGTCCCGGAATTCAGCGACAATGATTCAAGTGACTCGTCGGAGGGTATGGAGGGACCGGCCGTCTCTCTCTCGAACGATCACGCTCTTGGGGGTATACTTCACAAGCCTCAGCATCAAGAAGCTCGCCAACTACATGGGACTAACATCCTTGAGCAAATGTCTGTCGATGGAGCTCCTACCGCTCCTCAAGCAACGGTCAGCCCAGACGTGAAACCGGCTGGAGTAGCCATCGCGGGAATATCTGAGCAACCGCCATTTTCCGGTGTAGAATCGGAAACGTCGGTACCATCTATCGCTGTCCAGCCTGCCACCCCCCAGTTGGAGGAACCAAGGCCCAGCATGGACCGGTCGAGCATGGAAGGATACAGGATTCCGGGTGGATTCCCGCCCTCGCGTTCAGACAACAACCTGAAAAACACAGCAGTTTCAACGACGCCGGCGGTGGTCAGCGCTGTTCCAAAGCTAAATGATGTGGAGGACACTGAGGGAGAGTCTGATAGCATCTACAGCGACGCAGCCGAGGACTTCGATGGAGATGGATATGGGTCTATTAATGCTATTGTTGATAGCCGGTCGACCCCGAGGTCTTCAGCACCATTGGATAGTCACGACAATACTCCAAAGCCTATCAGCCAAACAACACCCGTGGACGGCGAATCCGATGACATTCCGGATGAGGCAGCTGAGGACGCTCGTGCCTCGACGCCTACCCAGGCCTCGTTCAGCAGACAAATATGGGAACTGCCCTGTCCATCTGAATCTCCACCGCTTCCATCCAAGCCGCAAGCTCAAGCCCCAGCGCCGCAGAATGGTTCCGTTCAATCGGAATCGAAAATACAGAAGAGACCCATGTCTGCGGACACCTCCGTTCAAAACCCTCGAGGGTTAAGCAATGCCGGTTCTCCAGGGTCTGTTACCAATAAACCACGACCAATCTCTCTTGGTCCAGCTTTTCAGCCCGgttttcctccttctcttgGCAGAACCATGTCGAATGGCAGCGATTCTTCTAGCAGTTTTGTTCGCGCCAGCCCTACTCCCCGGCGAGACGGCTCGCATACCATGCGAACATCGTTGAGGTCTGGCGGGGGACGTGCTCAGCGACGGTCGTCATCAGGACCGCCGGACTCGCCCATGGAATACCGACCAACCTCCTCTGGCTCGGCAACAGCCACAATGCGGAAGACGCTGCGAAGCCCCAGCTCTGGAGGCGAGCAGAAATTCTCGTTCTTCTCGACCAATAATAAGAGCCCGAGAGCGACGGTCACCAAGAAGCCTCCCAAATCGAAGACATCGCGATTCGTCGCGtcggatgatgaggacaGCGACGCTCGCCCCCAGCTTTTCCGCAGTCGCTTTGCGAATTCGAGCGATGAAGACGAGCCCAATAATACTCTACGGCCCGTTCGTGGTATTCCTCGCCGGACGAATGAGCGTGATGGAGATTcgaccgagctggaggacagCTCGGAAGAGGATCGCCGCCAAGCCCAACGACGATCCATGGCTGCAACGCAATCAGAACCCACTCCGCCAGGGTCTCGCGGTCAGAACGCACCAGGAAGTATGTCTGGACTGGCAGCCGTGGCTCGCCAGCGGGGTATGACGCAGAGGGAGCTGGAAGAGTTCCTCATGATGCCGCCCGGGGGGCGCAAACCGGGTCTTTGGAAGCGGCTCGGTCTTAAGAAATCTAAGAATCCAGATCATCGAATCCGCAAAGCAGACGTCGAGAGCCCCTCTCGTCGAGATACGCCGCTGGAGCGGTCGCGTCTGGAACGCGAGCAGCTGCGCCAGGAGCCCGTTGTGAATGAATCTCATGGACACACGACAACCACGGTCAGCTCCAATCATGACCAACCAGCCTCGTCACCAGCCTCGTCGCCTAGGCTGCTGAAGAAAGGGACGAAGCGGCCTGGTATTCCTTGGCCACTGCGGTCTAACGCCTCCGAGCAGACGAGCAACAGCGCTCCCTCATCCCCGCAACAATTCtcgccgcctgcgccgtctACACAAAATGGCGGGCATAACAGAACTGTGATACTCAACGACGTACCCGCTAGCTCAACCAAAGAGCCTGCATCGCCGCTGGTGTCCAGCCCCGGCGCAGATACGAACGATGGCAGTtccgtcgctgctgcggaagaagatcatgGACCCGTTGCGCGAGACGTGGTGATCTCCGGCTCTGGACGAAAGAGACGCTTCCCGCTACTTCGAAAGGCTCTCCGCCTCAAGGCTTAA
- a CDS encoding uncharacterized protein (ID:PFLUO_006363-T1.cds;~source:funannotate), producing the protein MVTDAVKSVNLDFDARVPIPFSVFPSSYRSDAVSETTQTRVEGEVNLEATSRVEREDTRGSSAQLPNPRFYGKEEVDLRVQQDDRRAPRNYSAEVELTRERYPNYQQPSARYEDRPPVYDQTVETQLDLTERDYRRRTSPTYDYDVSYDRHYQPAESYGYQQQQQPVSTDIRVTETVRDSAAPASNKMGYYDDEGHYHSFRRGVERAADRIMHPFHHSDREEVVVNEQAGPARFSESAREDVRIVEPRNRGSVGETVPIPCHFIRIGDILILQGRPCQVIRISVSPQTGQHRYLGVDLFTRQLQEESSFVSNPSPSVVVQTMLGPVYKTYRILDLREDGRLVAMTETGDVKQGLPVIPQGSLFKRIRDAFADGRGSVRALVINDGGRELVVDFKVIHGSRL; encoded by the exons ATGGTGACGG ACGCCGTCAAGTCAGTCAATCTGGACTTTGACGCCCGTGTCCCTATTCCCTTCAGTGTCTTCCCGTCGTCGTACCGGAGTGACGCTGTCTCTGAAACTACTCAAACGAGAGTAGAGGGAGAAGTCAATCTCGAAGCCACTTCGCGCGTCGAACGGGAAGATACTCGAGGGTCTTCGGCTCAGCTCCCCAATCCTCGTTTCTACGGAAAAGAAGAGGTTGATCTGCGTGTGCAACAAGACGACCGCCGTGCTCCCCGCAACTACTCCGCCGAGGTTGAACTCACCCGTGAGCG CTACCCCAACTACCAGCAGCCCTCCGCCCGCTACGAGGACCGCCCCCCCGTCTACGATCAGACCGTCGAGACCCAACTCGACCTCACTGAGAGAGACTACCGCCGCCGGACCTCTCCTACCTACGACTACGACGTCTCCTACGACCGCCACTACCAGCCCGCAGAGTCCTACGgctaccagcagcagcaacagcccGTCTCAACAGACATCCGCGTCACCGAAACCGTCCGCGACTCCGCCGCCCCAGCATCCAACAAAATGGGCTACTACGACGACGAGGGCCACTACCACTCCTTCCGCCGCGGCGTCGAGCGTGCCGCTGACCGGATCATGCACCCTTTCCACCATAGCGACCGCGAGGAGGTCGTAGTAAACGAGCAAGCCGGCCCAGCGCGCTTCAGCGAGTCGGCCCGCGAAGACGTCCGCATCGTCGAGCCGCGCAACCGCGGCTCCGTCGGCGAGACCGTCCCTATCCCCTGCCACTTCATTCGCATTGGCGACATCCTGATCCTCCAGGGCCGTCCCTGCCAGGTCATTCGCATCTCCGTCTCCCCCCAGACGGGCCAGCACCGCTACCTGGGCGTGGACCTCTTCACccgccagctgcaggagGAGTCCAGCTTCGTCTCCAACCCCTCCCCCTCGGTCGTTGTCCAGACCATGCTCGGCCCCGTCTACAAGACCTACCGCATCCTGGACCTCCGTGAGGACGGCCGTCTCGTCGCTATGACCGAGACCGGTGATGTCAAGCAGGGTCTCCCCGTTATCCCGCAGGGTTCGCTCTTCAAGCGCATCCGCGACGCCTTCGCTGATGGCCGTGGATCCGTCCGCGCCCTTGTCATCAACGACGGTGGCCgcgagctcgtcgtcgactTCAAGGTCATTCACGGCTCCCGCCTGTAA
- a CDS encoding uncharacterized protein (ID:PFLUO_006361-T1.cds;~source:funannotate), translating into MGLQHSIAQWSLVLLLLCLGLADAHTIITYPGYRGNNLHTNGTIQAANGLGVAYDPKNGTLMYPYGMEWIYPCGGMPTSTNRTKWPVRGGAIAVQPGWFQGHQTALFYVNIGLGATPLNMSHPVVSPFQITGPSNNPYPGTFCLPQVPLPANITVVPGDLATIQVVETAKHGAALYNCVDIEFAAVNDPEIQEVTRHNCFNSTDLSFQYMYTTSGIGSGANMLQLPTRSTMALLPLLLAIGFGALM; encoded by the exons ATGGGCTTACAACACTCGATAGCGCAGTGGTCCCTCGTACTGCTGCTACTGTGTCTCGGTCTGGCGGATGCCcacaccatcatcacctaCCCGGGCTACAGAGGGAATAACCTCCACACGAACGGCACTATCCAAGCAGCCAACGGACTGGGCGTGGCCTACGACCCCAAGAATGGCACACTCATGTATCCCTACGGCATGGAATGGATCTATCCTT GCGGCGGCATGCCGACATCGACAAATCGCACCAAATGGCCCGTTCGGGGCGGCGCTATTGCGGTCCAGCCGGGCTGGTTCCAGGGCCATCAGACCGCGCTCTTCTACGTGAATATCGGCCTCGGCGCCACCCCGTTGAACATGAGCCACCCGGTTGTCTCGCCCTTCCAGATCACCGGCCCCTCGAATAACCCGTACCCGGGCACCTTCTGTCTCCCGCAGGTTCCGCTGCCTGCCAACATCACCGTGGTCCCGGGCGATCTGGCTACAATCCAAGTAGTGGAGACGGCGAAGCATGGCGCTGCTCTGTACAAC TGCGTCGACATCGAATTTGCAGCCGTCAACGACCCTGAAATCCAAGAAGTGACCCGTCACAACTGCTTCAACTCGACCGACCTCAGCTTCCAGTACATGTACACAACGAGCGGGATCGGGTCTGGGGCCAACATGCTGCAACTCCCGACGCGCTCGACcatggcgctgctgccgtTACTGCTGGCCATCGGCTTTGGCGCGTTGATGTAG